In the genome of Sphingomonas naphthae, one region contains:
- a CDS encoding D-amino acid dehydrogenase yields MKVAILGSGVIGVASAWYLAEAGHEVVVIERQPGPALETSFANAGEISPGYASPWAAPGIPMKALRWLFMHHAPLVLRPKPDMAMLRWLTAMLGNCTAERYKINKGRMVRLAEYSRDRLIELRGATGIAYDERSQGTLQLFRKQQQMDGIGKDIAVLEADDVPFEVLDRAGCIAAEPGLAFSEEPFVGGLRLPHDETGDCFKFTNALAALAEAKGVRFDYGRTILRLVKEGGRIAGVETDAGRVTADAYLVALGSYSPLMLAPLGLTLPVYPVKGYSITAPIVDAARAPVSTLLDESYKVAITRLGDRIRVGGMAEISGYSRDLPPERRRTLEYSVGSLFPQAGDLAAATFWSGLRPMTPDSTPILGPTRIPNLYLNTGHGTLGWTMACGSGHVIADLISGKTPAIETADLALSRY; encoded by the coding sequence ATGAAGGTCGCGATCCTCGGCAGCGGCGTGATCGGTGTCGCCTCGGCCTGGTATCTGGCGGAGGCGGGGCATGAGGTGGTGGTGATCGAGCGCCAGCCCGGCCCGGCGCTCGAAACCAGCTTCGCCAATGCCGGGGAGATTTCGCCCGGCTATGCCTCGCCCTGGGCGGCGCCCGGCATTCCGATGAAAGCGCTGCGCTGGCTGTTCATGCACCATGCCCCGCTGGTGCTGCGGCCCAAGCCGGACATGGCGATGCTGCGCTGGCTGACGGCGATGCTCGGCAATTGCACCGCCGAACGCTACAAGATCAACAAGGGCCGGATGGTGCGGCTGGCCGAATATAGCCGCGACCGGCTGATCGAGCTGCGCGGCGCCACCGGCATCGCCTATGACGAGCGGTCGCAGGGCACGCTTCAGCTGTTCCGCAAGCAGCAGCAGATGGACGGCATCGGCAAGGATATCGCCGTGCTGGAGGCGGACGACGTGCCCTTCGAGGTGCTCGACCGCGCCGGCTGCATCGCCGCCGAACCCGGCCTCGCTTTCAGCGAGGAGCCCTTCGTCGGCGGGCTGCGCCTGCCGCACGACGAGACCGGCGACTGTTTCAAATTCACCAATGCGCTGGCGGCGCTGGCCGAGGCGAAAGGCGTGCGGTTCGATTACGGCCGCACGATCCTGCGCCTCGTCAAGGAAGGCGGGCGGATCGCAGGGGTCGAGACCGATGCGGGCCGGGTGACGGCCGACGCCTATCTGGTCGCGCTCGGCAGCTATTCGCCGCTGATGCTGGCGCCGCTCGGCCTCACCCTGCCGGTCTATCCGGTGAAGGGCTATTCGATCACCGCGCCGATCGTGGACGCGGCCCGCGCACCGGTCAGCACGCTGCTCGACGAAAGCTACAAGGTGGCGATCACCCGGCTGGGCGACCGCATCCGCGTGGGCGGCATGGCCGAAATCTCGGGCTACAGCCGCGATCTGCCGCCGGAGCGGCGGCGGACGCTCGAATATTCGGTGGGCAGCCTGTTCCCGCAGGCCGGCGATCTGGCGGCGGCGACCTTCTGGTCCGGGCTGCGGCCGATGACGCCGGACAGTACGCCGATCCTGGGGCCGACGCGCATCCCCAACCTGTATCTCAACACCGGCCACGGCACGCTCGGCTGGACGATGGCCTGCGGTTCCGGCCATGTCATCGCCGATCTCATTTCGGGCAAGACGCCCGCGATCGAGACGGCCGATCTGGCGCTCAGCCGCTATTGA
- a CDS encoding RidA family protein, with product MTITRIDTGPRMSQAVIHNDTIYLAGQVGAPGESVSKQTRAVLAEIDDLLAQTGSDRDHLLSAQIWLADMADFAEMNAEWDAWIAGHGAPTRATGEAKLATPDYRVEIIIVAARA from the coding sequence ATGACCATCACCCGCATCGACACCGGCCCGCGCATGAGCCAGGCCGTGATCCACAACGACACCATCTATCTGGCTGGCCAGGTCGGCGCGCCGGGCGAGAGCGTTTCCAAGCAGACCCGCGCGGTGCTGGCCGAGATCGACGATCTGCTCGCGCAGACCGGCAGCGACAGGGATCACCTGCTCTCCGCGCAGATCTGGCTGGCCGACATGGCCGACTTCGCCGAGATGAACGCGGAATGGGACGCCTGGATCGCGGGCCATGGCGCCCCGACCCGCGCCACCGGCGAGGCCAAGCTGGCCACGCCCGATTACCGGGTCGAGATCATCATCGTCGCCGCCAGGGCGTGA
- a CDS encoding SDR family NAD(P)-dependent oxidoreductase, with protein sequence MADKVALVTGAAAGIGKACSVRLAKEGVAVGVLDLKLADAEAVAAEIVAAGGKAIGLEADISKTAQVEAAVAKLREAFGPVTIVVNNAGISNFFPFEELTEKHWDDMYEINVKGTFIVTRAVVPDMKAAGWGRVVNISSSSVQSGSVDQIHYAASKGAVVAMTRSLAQALGPHGITVNNIPPGSVMGTIMSEANKHRFPIPFEQIAQMLPVRRLGIPEDIANACAWLCSEDTGYVTGQTIGVNGGRVMS encoded by the coding sequence ATGGCAGACAAAGTGGCATTGGTGACGGGCGCGGCGGCCGGCATCGGCAAGGCGTGCAGCGTGCGGCTGGCCAAGGAGGGCGTCGCGGTCGGCGTGCTCGATCTGAAGCTGGCGGACGCCGAGGCGGTCGCCGCCGAGATCGTGGCGGCCGGCGGCAAGGCGATCGGGCTGGAGGCCGACATCTCCAAGACCGCTCAGGTCGAGGCGGCCGTCGCCAAGCTGCGCGAGGCGTTCGGCCCGGTGACGATCGTGGTCAACAATGCCGGCATCTCGAACTTCTTCCCCTTCGAGGAACTGACCGAGAAGCATTGGGACGACATGTACGAGATCAACGTGAAGGGCACCTTCATCGTCACCCGCGCGGTGGTGCCCGACATGAAGGCAGCCGGCTGGGGCCGGGTCGTCAACATCTCCTCGTCCAGCGTGCAGAGCGGCAGCGTCGATCAGATCCATTACGCCGCCTCGAAGGGGGCGGTCGTGGCGATGACGCGGTCGCTGGCGCAGGCGCTCGGGCCGCACGGCATCACCGTCAACAATATCCCGCCGGGTTCGGTGATGGGCACGATCATGTCGGAAGCGAACAAGCATCGCTTTCCGATCCCGTTCGAGCAGATCGCGCAGATGCTGCCCGTCCGCCGGCTGGGCATCCCCGAGGATATCGCCAACGCCTGCGCGTGGCTCTGTTCGGAGGATACGGGCTACGTCACCGGCCAGACGATCGGCGTCAACGGCGGGCGCGTGATGTCCTGA
- the alr gene encoding alanine racemase, with the protein MAAAQILIPDIADGAGARLTIDLDALVANYRILAAQVAPARVAAVVKADAYGLGAAIVAPALWRAGARDFFVAHLGEAALLAPVLPPPSRLHILNGLMPGAEAACVALGAIPVLNSLDQVEGWARAARRIGRSLPAVMQIDSGMSRLGLPPADAETLAADPARLAGIDVTLVMSHLACGDEPASPANAAQGAAFARLAALFPGVPRSLANSGGAFLPGLGKYDLVRPGIALYGGAPQEGLANPMWPVVALEARIVQVRDVPPGVGVGYGLTSVADHPRRIATIGVGYADGWPRRLGGRGSAFIAGQRVPIAGRVSMDSMTLDVTDVPPAALGYGAPVELIGPHQTIDDVARDAETIAYEILTQLGTRYARDYLPVKGG; encoded by the coding sequence GTGGCGGCGGCGCAGATCCTGATACCGGACATCGCCGATGGCGCGGGCGCGCGGCTGACGATCGATCTCGACGCGCTCGTCGCCAATTACCGGATCCTGGCCGCACAGGTCGCGCCCGCACGGGTCGCGGCGGTGGTGAAGGCCGATGCTTATGGGCTGGGCGCCGCGATCGTCGCGCCGGCGCTGTGGCGGGCCGGCGCGCGGGACTTCTTCGTCGCGCATCTGGGCGAGGCGGCGCTGCTGGCGCCCGTGCTGCCCCCACCCTCGCGCCTCCACATCCTCAACGGCCTGATGCCGGGCGCGGAGGCGGCGTGCGTGGCGCTGGGCGCGATCCCGGTGCTCAATTCACTCGATCAGGTCGAGGGCTGGGCGCGCGCGGCGCGGCGGATCGGGCGAAGCCTGCCGGCGGTGATGCAGATCGACAGCGGCATGTCCCGCCTCGGCCTGCCGCCCGCCGATGCCGAGACGCTGGCGGCCGATCCGGCGCGGCTGGCGGGGATCGACGTCACCCTGGTAATGAGCCACCTCGCCTGCGGCGACGAGCCCGCCTCGCCCGCCAATGCCGCGCAGGGCGCGGCGTTCGCGCGGCTGGCGGCGCTGTTTCCCGGCGTGCCCCGCTCGCTGGCCAATTCGGGCGGAGCGTTCCTTCCCGGTCTGGGTAAATATGATCTCGTCCGGCCCGGGATCGCGCTCTATGGCGGCGCGCCGCAGGAGGGGCTGGCCAATCCGATGTGGCCGGTCGTCGCGCTGGAGGCGCGGATCGTGCAGGTGCGCGACGTGCCGCCGGGCGTGGGCGTCGGCTATGGCCTCACCTCGGTGGCCGATCATCCGCGCCGCATCGCCACGATCGGCGTGGGCTATGCCGATGGCTGGCCGCGCCGGCTGGGCGGGCGGGGATCGGCCTTCATCGCCGGACAGCGCGTGCCGATCGCCGGGCGGGTTTCGATGGACAGCATGACGCTCGATGTGACCGATGTACCGCCGGCCGCGCTCGGTTATGGCGCGCCGGTCGAGCTGATCGGCCCGCACCAGACGATCGACGATGTCGCGCGCGATGCCGAGACGATCGCCTATGAGATACTGACGCAGTTGGGGACGCGCTATGCCCGCGACTATCTGCCGGTGAAGGGAGGCTGA
- a CDS encoding ferredoxin--NADP reductase: MSLLSDSPAGDGITADADGYHALRIGAVVREAADIVSLVIDVPGALAERFRYRAGQYVTLRVAIGGQRLARCYSMSTAPESDAGLRVTIKRIAGGRVSRWAVEEAAAGAAISVMPPAGRFCLRPHDGPLRLFAGGIGITPILSLAKAALATTARAVTLIHANHDRAGIAFAGELAALAAAYPGRFTLIDWIDAERGLIDPAAVRSIAPFAPNADHYICGPAPFMAMIEATLIADGADREHVFIERFVSPPDAIDDAADASPAQAADSAVCEAIILVLRGQSHMIDHAPGETIVQAAYRNDIRVPISCLEGACATCVARVTEGRVEMIANSALTLREVEQGYALTCQALPTARSVTVIYDE; this comes from the coding sequence ATGAGCCTCCTATCCGACAGCCCGGCCGGGGACGGCATCACCGCCGATGCCGATGGCTATCATGCGCTGCGGATCGGCGCGGTGGTGCGCGAGGCGGCCGATATCGTATCGCTGGTGATCGACGTGCCGGGCGCGTTGGCGGAGCGCTTTCGCTATCGCGCGGGGCAATATGTGACGCTGCGGGTGGCGATCGGCGGCCAGCGGCTGGCGCGCTGCTATTCGATGTCCACCGCGCCCGAAAGCGATGCGGGCCTGCGCGTCACCATCAAGCGCATCGCCGGGGGCCGGGTGTCGCGCTGGGCGGTGGAGGAGGCGGCGGCCGGCGCGGCGATCTCGGTCATGCCCCCGGCGGGCCGCTTCTGCCTGCGCCCGCACGACGGGCCGCTGCGGCTGTTCGCGGGCGGCATCGGCATCACCCCGATCCTTTCGCTCGCCAAGGCGGCGCTCGCGACGACCGCGCGCGCGGTGACCCTGATCCATGCCAACCACGATCGCGCGGGCATCGCCTTCGCGGGCGAACTGGCGGCGCTGGCGGCGGCCTATCCCGGCCGCTTCACCCTGATCGACTGGATCGACGCCGAACGTGGCCTGATCGATCCGGCGGCGGTGCGATCGATCGCGCCCTTCGCCCCCAATGCCGATCATTACATCTGTGGCCCGGCGCCCTTCATGGCGATGATCGAGGCGACCCTGATCGCCGACGGCGCCGATCGCGAGCATGTGTTCATCGAACGCTTCGTCTCGCCGCCCGACGCTATCGACGATGCGGCGGACGCCTCGCCCGCGCAGGCGGCCGACAGCGCGGTCTGCGAGGCGATCATCCTCGTGCTGCGCGGGCAGAGCCACATGATCGATCACGCCCCCGGCGAGACGATCGTGCAGGCCGCCTATCGCAACGATATCCGCGTGCCGATCTCCTGCCTGGAGGGCGCCTGCGCGACCTGCGTGGCGCGAGTGACCGAGGGCCGGGTGGAGATGATCGCCAATTCGGCGCTGACGCTGCGCGAGGTGGAGCAGGGCTATGCCCTCACCTGCCAGGCGTTGCCGACCGCGCGCAGCGTGACCGTGATCTACGACGAGTGA
- a CDS encoding transglutaminase family protein, whose translation MRLQVHHRTHYVFSQPQARLVQLLRLTPASHEGQNVVSWRIDACRDARMKRQRDGYGNLVTMLYVEGPLTELTLTVTGEVVTEDRAGVLAGEAETLSPLYFTQTTVLTAPSPELVALAGEIGEGEPLAKAHALNTLLHERMTLLDFAAEGEPTAAEAFAAGEGIARDLVHCFIAVARVAGFPARYVSGHRYDPDATEATSHSGHAWAEVYVEGYGWVGFDPAHDMCPTDAYVRVAIGLDHREAAPLSGQRTGGGHEHLAVDVAVLPAVQGRVGQ comes from the coding sequence ATGCGCCTCCAGGTCCATCATCGCACCCATTATGTCTTCTCCCAGCCGCAGGCGCGGCTCGTCCAGCTGCTGCGGCTGACGCCGGCCAGCCACGAGGGGCAGAATGTCGTGTCGTGGCGGATCGACGCCTGCCGCGACGCGCGGATGAAGCGCCAGCGCGACGGCTACGGCAATCTCGTGACGATGCTGTATGTCGAAGGGCCGCTGACCGAACTGACCCTGACGGTGACGGGCGAGGTCGTGACCGAGGATCGGGCGGGCGTGCTGGCGGGCGAGGCGGAGACGCTGTCGCCGCTCTACTTCACCCAGACCACCGTGCTGACGGCGCCGTCCCCCGAACTGGTCGCGCTCGCCGGGGAGATCGGCGAGGGCGAGCCGCTGGCGAAGGCCCATGCGCTCAACACCCTGCTGCACGAGCGGATGACCCTGCTCGACTTCGCCGCCGAGGGCGAGCCGACCGCCGCCGAGGCCTTCGCCGCCGGCGAGGGCATCGCCCGCGATCTGGTTCATTGCTTCATCGCCGTCGCGCGGGTCGCGGGCTTCCCGGCGCGCTACGTCTCGGGCCATCGCTACGACCCCGATGCAACCGAGGCGACGAGCCATTCGGGCCATGCCTGGGCGGAAGTGTATGTCGAGGGCTATGGCTGGGTCGGCTTCGATCCGGCCCATGACATGTGCCCGACCGACGCCTATGTTCGCGTCGCGATCGGCCTGGACCATCGCGAGGCGGCGCCGCTGTCGGGCCAGCGCACGGGCGGCGGGCACGAGCATCTGGCGGTGGATGTCGCGGTGCTGCCGGCGGTGCAGGGGCGCGTGGGGCAGTAG